The genome window CTCGCCAACCCCGCTGATAACAAACTTGCATCTGTGTAAGTGTCGCCACCGATTCATCTAAAGCCAACGGGGTAGAATATTGATTGCTTAACTCTACCATTACTTCAAATTGGCTCACCGGCAGCGGTTGTTCTAAAAATTCAACAATATTAGATGTATCGCAAGCTTGCAGCCACTGAGTTGCTTGTTCCCAGTTTAATCCGCCATTGGCATCTAATCGCAGCTTGGCTGATGCCGGCAGCGCTTGAAGAAGCTGTTGAAATAGGTTAATTTCTTCTTGAATAGCTGCGACGCCAATTTTCCACTTAAATGTGCGGGAGCCTTGCTGCCAAAGCGGTTGCCATCCTGAAAGCACTGTTTCACCTGCCGGTAATAACCCGCTGTAGCTGAGGGGGTTTGGCTGCTGAGGTTTGGGAATTTGGGGAGATGCAATTGCTGCGTCTAAAGCAGACTCGAAACCAAATTGGCAAGCGGGTAATTCTGAAGGAATTGATAATATTGTTTCTGTTGTGATTTCTGCCGGCAATTCTTTGCAAAAACTTAGTGCTTGTGCCAAACTTTCCGATCCAAACCAAGAAAGGGGGGCAATTTCACCAAATCCAACTTTACCTGTCGCATCAATGAGGCGAATTATCACGCCTTCCCGGACTTCCCAAATGCCGTGGCTGGTGTGTAGGGGGCGTTTAAATGGATGCCGGTAGGGGCGAAATTCAAATCGGTAGCGCATCAGATTCTTGCAGCCGAAAGAAATTATGCAAATTTGCCATATATTCTTTTGGATATTCAAAATGAATATTATGACCCGTTTTGGGAATGATTGTTAGCTTGGAAACCTGACACAAAGTTGTTATTTCTGCATTAATACATTTAAATTTATCATCATATTCACCGGCAAGCAATCCCAGAGGAACTTTATTCTCTGCGAGTTTCTCCCAAAGGGATGACTGATTGCCGGTTCCCATTTGGCGAAGTGATTTAGCGAGTTCTAAGGGATTATTTTGTAACCGACGCTCGATTAATTTATCAAATTTTGGATGAGTTTGTAATGTTTCAAATAGCGGTTGCTTGTACCAATTCAATAAAAAATATTTGAAATCGTTTGTTTCTAATTCTCGCGCCCGTTGCTCATCAATTTCGAGACGTTGCGAACACTCTTTTTGTGTTTTCAATCCCGGCGAAGTTGACTCTAAGATAACTTTCTCAAACCGGCTTGGAAAATGAATGGTCATATATAAGGCTAATCGTCCACCCATCGAATAGCCGGCTAAAAAGCATTTTTTAATTTTTAAATGATCAAGTAAATTAATTAAGGCTAAGGCAGTCTTTGACATTGTATAGCATTCATCCCCCCCATTAATTCGGGTTTTTCCATGTCCGGGGAGATCAACTGCTAGACAGCAAAATTGCTCGCGCATCATCTCGATGATCTCGCTAAAATCGCTGCTGTCACCCATAAATCCATGCAAAAATAAAATCACCGGCTGGTTTGGGCTGCCGGTTAAAGAATAGTGGAATTGATAAGGATTAAACCCTTCTCGCTCCCCAATTGCAATGCCGGCAGGCAAACCTTCCCCACTGGAACTGAGCGACATTTCAGAACTCATACTTTTTTTAAAGGATGAATCCTAAACCCAACAGTAACCCGCTCCAAAAATGCAGAGTAACGGCAATAAATTTACAGTTACTTACCTTCACCGGCTCGTTGTAGTAACTGCTAACGTGCCGACATAACTTAATAGCAACCGGCAAACTAATAAACGTTAGCAATGTTATGAGCGGAAATACTCCTAAAGCCACAAATAAGCCAGTCAGCGCGTAAATACTGCCGCAGATCCAAGGCAAGATTTGAGCGCCTTTCGCAGTTCCCAGACGAACAATCGGCGAACGCTTGCCGGCTGCTAAATCATCCTCAACTTGATGAAAATGAGAGCAAAACAAAATTAAACTTGTGCTAATTCCTAAAATTATGGAAGCAGCAAGCGCAGTGAGTGACCACGTCTGAGTTTGACTGTAATAAGCTGCTGAAACTGCCAAAGGGCCAAACGTAAAAAAGCAGATAATTTCGCCTAAACCTTGGTATCCCAAGCGAAAAGGTGGCCCTTGATAAGTGTAGCCCATCGCGCAGCACAGAAGCACAATTGCGATTACCGTTGGATCGCGCTGCCACCATGTGATCGCAACTATCCCCAAAATCCCTACCGCTAGAAATAAATTCGCCAGCCAGAAAATTAAAGATTTGTTACCAGTCAAGTTGACGAGGGAATGGGCTTTATTTTTATCAATGCCGGTTTCTGAATCAAAAACATCGTTACTGAGATTCAACCAGGCAAGGATCGCAATCGCTGAAATTAAAAAGGTTGAAAATATCGCACTGTGCAGCGTTTGGGTTTCAGCCGCAGCCACCGCAGTGCCTAGCCAAATTGGCATGACTGCCACGCTATACATCGGCGGCTTAATCGCCGCCAGCCACAATTTAGTGTTTAATCGCTCAATTGTCTGAGTAGTCATCCGGCATTAATAATTCACGTCCAGCCAGCCCACTAATTTTACGACCTCAAGGGCGTTTAGGGGGAGAGGGAAAGAGTGAGGAAGAATTAAGAAATTGGAGTGTAAGGGAGAAACTCGTCAGTTAAATGCTTATTTGAATGGTTTTGAGGGAAGGAAACCGGCGCAATTATCGCAATGCCGGCAGCGCCAAGACTTCCCCTCACCGGCAAACCCAAAGGCTTCTAATAAAAACTGCCACCGGCACCTGCGTGTTGTCAGATATTGCGTCATTTGCTGCGTCGCGCTGGTGTTGAGTTGCGCGAAAGACTGGGAAGCTGACGACGGGTTAATTGAGTAATGAAACGGATCTTGCCAAATTAGCTGGCCGGCACAGTGCAGCAACGACAACGCAATCGCACCGTCGGGGAACTTGCGCGTCACGGCACTAATTTCTCCCCGTATCGGCAATTTTTTCACCAGTTGCTCGGCTTTTTGATATAGAGATCGCTGCTGGTTTGCAAAAAACTCGCGTCTTTGTTTATCTGCGGGATCAAGCCAGCCGGTGGGTTCGCTGACTAAAGTTAAAGCGTGCGCCGGCTTGCCATCTCGACCGGCACGTCCCACTTCTTGCACGTATTCCGAAAGCAGTGTCGGGACTTGGAAGTGAATCACCCAACGGACATCCGGTTTATTAATTCCCATCCCGAATGCGGACGTACACACAACAAATTGAACTTTATCGTTCAGCCAGTCAGCTTCCAGCGTTCTTCGCTCGGTTGGACTCAAGCCGGCATGATACGCGCCGGTGGCATAACCTTGTTCACTCAACCATTTCGCGAGTTCTTCACTATCCTTACGGGTACGAACATAAACTAACCCAGACTGCTTCGATCTGGCTTGGATAAACTTTAATAACCGCTGCCGGCGTCCTCGCGGTGTCCAGACAATTTGTACTTGCAGATGCAGATTTGAGCGATAAGGATTTATTCGGAAAACTTGCGGCTGTTGCAGCTGCAAAACGCTCTCGATAGTCTTCTGCGCGTGCGGATCGGCGGTGGCGGTGAAGGCGGCAATTGCCATTTTTGCGCCAGCCGGCTTGGATTTGAGCAGAGCCGATCGCACAGCACCGAGTCGGCGATATGCCGGTCGAAATGTCTCGCCCCACTGTACCAGACAGTGCGCCTCATCTAAAATCATGCCGGTGATGGGTAAGTGAGGTTTACTTAATACAGACCACACCGCCTCACTCAGCAGGGTTTCTGGCGAAAGGTAGAGCAAGCGTAATTGATTGCGATCTAAAGCTTGAAGCGTTTGTTTGCGCTGAATCGCCGGCAATTCACTATGTAGAAGTGCTGCCGGTAAATTGCGATCACGAAGTTCTCGCACTTGATTTTCCATTAGCGCCACTAAGGGAGAAACTACCAGGGTTAAGCCGGTTTGCAACAGTGCCGGCAACTGAAAACAAATTGATTTACCGCCGCCAGTGGGTAGTACAATTAGTGCGTCTTGCTGTTGCAACAAAGTCTGAACAATTTCCCCTTGGGGCGATCTAAAATCGTCATATCCCCAAATTTTGCGGAAGATGTTACGGACATCACTGGAAGATTGGGTTTCAGGAGTTAGCATTTCGTTATAAAAATAAAAGAAACGGTTAGCAATTATGTGCCGGTGAGAAATCCGCACCCGTTTATTATTTTCTCATTTATTGGAGTGCCGGTGAAAATAGTCCGCAGCGGCTAATTGTGCCGGCAGTATATCTGGAGGATGAAATAATGGAAATTGAAGTTATCGCTCATCGGGGATTTTCTGCAATTGCCCCTGAAAATACGTTAGCAGCTTTCTCGGCAGCAATTCAACACGGCGCTGATTCCATAGAGTTTGATATTCAGTTAAGTGCGGATGGTGTGCCGGTTGTTATCCACGACGCAACGTTAGATAGAACCACTGGAACTGCCGGCAATGTCAACGAGAAAACTTTAGCTCAGTTAAAGACGCGGGATGCCGGCTCTTGGTTTAGCCAGCAGTATGCCGGTGAGCGAATTCCTACATTAAAAGAAGTTTTAACTGCGGTTAAATCGATTAAAAAATTTATTTATCTCGACGTTAAGAAACATTGCGAATGGTCAAACTCAGCAATTTCTGAATTTGTTAAACTCCTGGTTGATGAAGGTTGGGAAGAGCGTTGTATTATTTCATCTTTCAACGAAGTATTTGTGGATAAAGTTCGCAGCCTGTGCAATAACGTAAAGCTGGGGTACATTGTTGCAGACGCTCAACTCTATCAAAGCCAATTGGAAAAAGCTGCAAGTGCCGGCAACACGGTAATGATTAGCGCTTATGATGTTTTGCTAGGCAACCCTTCCCTAATTGAAGCTAGTCAAGAGCGAGGAATTGATATTGTTGCTTGGACTGTTGATAGCCGAGAAGATTTAAAAAAATTAACTGAATTAGGAGTAACAAGAATTATTACAAATTCATTAGTCGGAGAATTCGATTAATCGAAATAAGTTTTAAATATTTATAACTAAACGCATTAAATTGTCAACAGTATCAGCGTTTATCTACATCTGCGTTTATTTTTGTTTATCTGCGCTTTAAAAAATTAAATTTTGCAAAAGTTCGGAACCTTAATGAGTCGCTCGTAAAAAAACCACTTGCCAATGCGGTTTGTAAATTCAACCGAATATTCTTCCCCATAAGTTTCTGAGAGAAACTCCATCACAACAAAAGGAATCGGCCCTTCAGTATGAGGGGTGTAGCTGCGGCGGGCATAAGAATGGGGCCAGGGTTGCACCGGCTGCACATACATATCAGGTGCTTTGCAAATAATGCGTCCTTGGATGCCGGCACACAAAGCAAAATTAGACACAACTAAAGCATCTTGCATTCGCTCAGGTAATGTCGTCACTATCTGACGCAAAGCGGCTGCTAATAAAGGCTGGTCTGTATTTTCTAGAGCATCATCCAGCAGAATAAAATTATCAGGCAGTAAAGGCCAGGTAATCGCTAGCGGGCCGGCTGGAGTTTGAGGAATCCCAGGCATAAGCAAACTGACACTCGAATTATCAATATTTTAGGATGTTTGAAGGCTTGGATGCCGGCCTATTGGTACTCGATACATTTAGGGTGAATTTGCACGATTTCTGACAAATACGAACACACTGACTCGAACGATCCCAGTTCAAAAACAAGAATCGAATAGCACCCACCGCCAAGATTGCCGGCATTCTTATCATTAGATTGATAAAAACAACAGCCTTTTTTGCTATAAATACATCAAATTACACACACTCGTTGTGTTTAGTTGTGTTTAGATGAGGAGTTGACCGGATGAAAACAGTGGCTCATTGGGGTAAACCTGTGGCACTGCTTAGCGTACTCTTGCTTGGCGTCGGGAGTTTGAATGCTCCCGCCAGTGCTGTTTCTAAAACAGCCCCTTCCAATCTCACTCAGGATGCAGATCCAAGTTCATTACAACTGGCCCAGGCCACACAAAATCTTTGCCGGCGCGTGAATGTGCGGCAAGGTTTAGCTGTTCGCGAAAGACCAGATCCTAACGCCCGTCAAACTGGCGGTGTCGGCTTTAACACCCAAGTGACCCTTGCTGAAGGTGCCAGAAGTATTCCAGGGCCAGATGGCCGCCTCTGGGTGGAAATCACCGCTCCTGTCCGGGGTTACGCCTCTAGCGGCTATCCTAACAGCCAGAACAATCTCGTGAGCTGTTCCGGGCCGGTAGGCACCAATCCCCCAACAAACCCGCCAGCGAATCCCCCAGCGAACCCGCCAAGCACCGCCAGCCTCTGCCGGCAAGTAGAAGGGCGTGTCGCTCCGCAAGGTCTGGCAATTCGTGCGGATGCATCTAGAACATCGGCATATCGAGGTGGTGTGCCGGCAGGCGGACGGCTTACACTCGTCCAGGGTTACAGGCTTATCCCAGATAAAACTGGAGAGCGCCGCAACTGGGTGCAAGTAACCTCTCCCGTTGCTGGGTACGTTTCTGCTAGCAGTTTGATCATGTGTCGTTAGACATCAAGATTGCTTAGTTCTTTTGCTTGAAATCCCCACTCAAAGCTGAATAAAATTACCCTTTGAGTGGGGATAAAATATTTGCTTTTTATTGACAATAAAACATTAAAATGAGACGATATTTGCACGTACTTAGGTTATTTTGGAGCGCTGCAATTTCAGCAGAGCTAGAGTACCGAGTCAACTTTGTTCTCTCCACTCTCAGCAGTTTGGGCAATCTTGCCGGCAGCTTCTTTGCGCTATTTTTGTTCTACCGAACGGGCTATTCTTTCGCCGGCTGGAAGTGGGAAGAAGCCCTCGTGGTGCTGGGTATTTTCACCGTACTCCAAGGCTTCTCGACAACCTTTCTCGTCCCCAATCTAAGCCGCATCGTCGATCACGTCCAGCAAGGCACCCTTGATTTTGTACTTCTGAAGCCCATCAGCAGCCAGTTCTGGCTTTCGGCGCGTACAGTTTCCCTTTGGGGGCTACCCGATTTGATTTTCGGAGGTATTTTGCTAGGGTATGCCGGCAGCAAACTCAGTCTGGAGATCAGCAACTATTTCCTGAGTGCTATTCCGCTCTTTTTTGGCATGGTGAGCCTTTACAGCTTGTGGTTTATCCTAGGCGCGATGAGTATTTGGTTTGTCAAAATTTATAACGTTACGGAAGTTCTCAGAGGTTTGCTAGAAGCCGGTCGTTATCCGATGGTGGCTTATCCGAGTGCTTATCGTTTCTTTTTTACTTTTGTTGTGCCGGTTGCCTTTTTAACGACAGTGCCGGCTGAAGCAATGCTGGGTCGTGTGCAGTTTGGCTGGATCGTGGGTGCCGGCATCCTTGGTATTATTTTACTGTTTGTTTCTATTAGGTTTTGGCGGTTTGCTTTGCGCTTTTATACCAGTGCTTCTAGTTAGCGAAGCGTGAAGAATTGAGGAAGTTTTTTAACCACAGATGCACACAGATAAACACAGATGATAGCGCAGCGTGCCGTTAGGCATAGATAGATGATTTATCTGTGGGTTGCATCTGCTTTCGTTTAGTTTTATGTAAAAAATTACTTTTTACTTAAATTGGCAAGCAGCAGGGAATGATGATACATCCTCCGGTGGCTTTTGTTGCTTTTAGGATTTGAGCTGCACCGGCACAATCGCGGAACCGCTGCCGGGACATTTGTAGGGCCGGCATAAAATTTTCTGTGCTGAACATCCGTTTGACATAATCTGAACACGAATCGCCCTGATGTAACATTCGATGGGCGCAGGAAAAGCCTTTGCGAGGAGAAATATAGGTTTTATAGGCATCAATTGAGCTGATGGCTATTTGTCTGCCGGCGGCTTCAAAACTTGTAGCTTCCATAACTTTTTCACCCATAGAGAAAAGTACGCTTGTTACCTTTTACCAAACGTAAATACTTAAGTCTCTCTACCCAAAGATTGAGTTTTGAAGTCAATTGTCACGATATAAAGAAAAAAGTCAGAAACAAAAATATCTGAATAATGGAAACTAAACAGCTAGGAAACACCGGCATCAAAATCAGTGCGATTGGCTTGGGTGGGATGCCCATGTCCTTAAGTAGCAAACCTCCAGAGGAGCAATCAATCGCAGTCATCCATAAAGCGCTCGACCTCGGCGTTACGCTGATTGATACCGCTGACTCTTACTGTAAGGATGAATCCGATAAGCACCACAATGAACGACTCATTGCTAAGGCGTTGCAGCAATATGCCGGTGATACGAGCAAAGTTATTGTTGCTACGAAAGGCGGTTTGATGCGTCCCGGTGGCAGCTGGACGCGCAACGGCAATCCTGACCATTTGCGCGAGACAATTCGCATCAGTTTTGAAGCGCTGGGAGGGGAAAAACCGATTGATGTTTGGCAGTATCACGCCCCTGATCCAGACTACACAATTGAGGAAGCCCTCGCGCCGGCAAAAGAAGCGGTAGAAGCCGGCAAAATTCGCTACGTCGGTGTCTCTAACTTTTCAGTTGAGCAAATCAAACGCGCTCGTGATTTGGTTGAAATTGTCTCGGTACAAAATCAGTACAACCCTTGGAACCGGGAACCCGAATCTGACGGGGTGCTGGAGTATTGCGAACGTGAAAATTTAACCTTTTTTCCTTGGAGTCCCCTGGGTGGCAGCCGGCGCTTTACTCGTGTTGAAGAGATTAAAGAAATTGCACAGCTTGCCGAAGAAAAAAGCGTTTCAGTTTACTGCATTGTTCTGGCATGGCTGCGGGCAAAATCGCCCTGTGTCGTCCCGATTCCCGGCGCTAGCAAAATTGCCAGTATTGAAGATTCTGTGCGTGCCGGCGATCTGAATCTTAGTGCGGATGAAGTGTGGCGCATCGACAAGGCGACGGCGTGATTAACCAAATATGTATGTCGGGGCAAAGCATTTGGGGGATAACTGAGAATTCAAAATCCAAAATTTGACCAATCAAATGTTTCACCTTTCTTCTTGCTTCAGAAGTGCTGAAGGGTGAAGCATTCGTTTGTTCATCTTGGCGCAGTGAATCCAGTATTTTGGCAGAAATGCTTCACTCCTACGGGATTTAAAAAGATGGGAAGAGACATCGGTTGTCAAAAAAATTGAGGGGATCAGGTTTAAGAAACCTTTGAATATAGAAGATCCCAGCAAGAATTGATAAAAATTTAGTTTGTGACAAAAATTTTTCACAAATTCATATTTTTTAGCCTGGTTGCTAGGGATATCTGGGCTATAGTAATGCAAACATTGTGACGAACCGCCAATTTGAATAACTTTTTCAAGAGGAGGGTGGTCACGTATGGATAAGCAAACCAAAAAGATGATTGCTGACTGAACTCTAGATTGTGGAGAAGCCGGCTATAAATGAAAGCGCGTGAAGTGTTGAAGCGTTACCAGGAAGGCAGGAGAGACTTTCGTGGGGAGGATCTGCGGGGGCAAAACTTCAAAAGTCAAGACTTTTCAGGGACAGATTTTAGCGAAGCGGATATCCGAGGTGCAAACTTCACTAAGGCAAATCTTACGGGAGCGAAGTTTGTAAAAGCAAGAGCCGGTTTACCCAAACAATGGGTATTAACTCTGTTACTCGCTTGCTTTGTTCTCTCAGGGATGGCAGGCTTTTTTGCCTTAGTTATAGGTACTTACACAGCATACATATTTGATGCCAGCAATCTCAAAAACATGATTTCTGGGTGGTTTTTTTTAGTTATGTTAGTCGGGTTTGGTTTCCTAGCGATTCGCCAGGGAATCAATGCTGTTGCCATCGCCATCGCCGTCGCTGGAGCCATTGCCGTCGCCGTAGTCTTTGCCGTCGCTGTCGCCGTCACCGGAGCCGTCAACGTCGCTGGAGCGATCGCTGTCGCCGGAGCCATTGCTGTCGCCGCCGCTGGAGCCTTCGCCATCGCTGGAGCCATTGCCGGAGCCATCTCTGTCGCCATCGCCATTGCTGTCACCGTCGCTGGAGCCTTCGCCATCGCCGGAGCCATTGCCGGAGTTGGAGCCTTCTCCTTCTCCGTCCCCGTTGCCGGAGCCATCGCCATCGCCGGAGCCATTGCTGGAGCCTTCGCCGTCGCCATCACTGGAGCCTTCTCCTTTTTAATCCTTTCTGCTTTCCTGGGCTGGCGTGCGATCAAAGGAGACAAACGAGATGCTTGGATTCGTACCTCGGCGGTTGCCTTTGCTGCCACGGGCGGCACCAGTTTTCGCTACGCTACCCTCACCAGCACCGATTTCACCCAGGCTACACTGAAAAACACAGATTTTAGAAATGCGAATCTTACCCACACTTGTTTTAAAGATACCCAAAAGCTGGAGTTCGCTCGTCCCGGTAACACCTATCTCAAAAACCCCCAAGTGCGAGAACTGGCGATCACCGGCAATGGTGCCAACCAAGACTTTGATCGGCAAGACTTGCAAGGAGTTTACCTCAAAGGCGCTAATTTAGTCGGAGCTAGTTTCATCGAAGCCAACTTAGTTAACGCTTGCTTACAAGAAGCTAACCTTGCTGATAGCAAACTGGTACATACCTTACTCGATCTGGCAGATTTCACTGGCGCTACCCTCACCAGCGCTTATATAGAAGGTTGGAATATTAGCCTTCATAGCAAACTAGATGGGGTGCGTTGTGAGTACGTTTTCATGCGTTTACCGCCAGAAAAGCGACCTGCTTTTATCGCCCTTCCCCCTGAAGAAAGCCGCGATCCTAACCCGCGCCGTAAACCGGATGACTGGAACCAATTCTTTAAAGATGGGGATTTTGCCGATTTTATCGCCCCAATGCGGCAGACGCTTGACCTGTATCACAACCAACCCGTTGATCCCCGTCTCGTTGTCCTGGCCTTCCAGCAACTCATCGAAGACAACCCCCAAGCTGAAATCGAGTTAGTTTCTATCGAAAAGAGAGGAAAAAATAAAGATAAACTGCTAATGAGAGCGGAAACCGCCCCAAAAGCCGATCATTCTGCCTTAAGTGCGGGTTATTCGCATAATTTGCATACCTCGCAAGCGTTACCCCCGGAAGCGTTACAACTCTTACTCACACGTTACGAGGCAACCATTCAACTTTTAGTCGGCCTTTTGGAAGGCAAACAATACATTCCAAATATTCATATTTCCCCCAAGTTTACTCAAGGAGGTACAACCGTGTCTAACGATTCTAAAAACTTCTCTATTTCTGGTTCAGATAATGTCCGAGTTGCTCAAGGGGATAATAGCGTTACTCCCCAAGGTGATCAGGCCCAAGCAGTCCAAGGTGACAATAACCAACAGGCTCAAGGGATTCCCCAAACTACCGAAGAACCTTTGACGAAAGAAAATGTCATCACCCTGCTAGCAGAGTTAGAAAAATTAATTCAAGAATCAGATTTACCCAAGGACAGTCAAGAAGAAATCAACACTTATCTCAGTGCTGCCAAAAAAGCGATTGATAAACCCGAACCGAAAAAACAAGCTGCGCTAATTAACTTAGAACAAGTCACAGAAACTATAGAAACCGCAACTAAAACCGTCGGTGCCGGAAAAACTCTTTGGACAGCTGCCAAACCCATTATTATTAAAGTTTCTACTTGGTTAGGTGCAGTCGCCGCCGGCTCTATTTTAGGTGGCTTGTGAAACACTAAGACAACCTTAATAGGGGCAAGCTTAC of Microcoleus sp. FACHB-68 contains these proteins:
- a CDS encoding ATP-dependent DNA helicase RecQ, producing the protein MLTPETQSSSDVRNIFRKIWGYDDFRSPQGEIVQTLLQQQDALIVLPTGGGKSICFQLPALLQTGLTLVVSPLVALMENQVRELRDRNLPAALLHSELPAIQRKQTLQALDRNQLRLLYLSPETLLSEAVWSVLSKPHLPITGMILDEAHCLVQWGETFRPAYRRLGAVRSALLKSKPAGAKMAIAAFTATADPHAQKTIESVLQLQQPQVFRINPYRSNLHLQVQIVWTPRGRRQRLLKFIQARSKQSGLVYVRTRKDSEELAKWLSEQGYATGAYHAGLSPTERRTLEADWLNDKVQFVVCTSAFGMGINKPDVRWVIHFQVPTLLSEYVQEVGRAGRDGKPAHALTLVSEPTGWLDPADKQRREFFANQQRSLYQKAEQLVKKLPIRGEISAVTRKFPDGAIALSLLHCAGQLIWQDPFHYSINPSSASQSFAQLNTSATQQMTQYLTTRRCRWQFLLEAFGFAGEGKSWRCRHCDNCAGFLPSKPFK
- a CDS encoding aldo/keto reductase → METKQLGNTGIKISAIGLGGMPMSLSSKPPEEQSIAVIHKALDLGVTLIDTADSYCKDESDKHHNERLIAKALQQYAGDTSKVIVATKGGLMRPGGSWTRNGNPDHLRETIRISFEALGGEKPIDVWQYHAPDPDYTIEEALAPAKEAVEAGKIRYVGVSNFSVEQIKRARDLVEIVSVQNQYNPWNREPESDGVLEYCERENLTFFPWSPLGGSRRFTRVEEIKEIAQLAEEKSVSVYCIVLAWLRAKSPCVVPIPGASKIASIEDSVRAGDLNLSADEVWRIDKATA
- a CDS encoding o-succinylbenzoate synthase translates to MRYRFEFRPYRHPFKRPLHTSHGIWEVREGVIIRLIDATGKVGFGEIAPLSWFGSESLAQALSFCKELPAEITTETILSIPSELPACQFGFESALDAAIASPQIPKPQQPNPLSYSGLLPAGETVLSGWQPLWQQGSRTFKWKIGVAAIQEEINLFQQLLQALPASAKLRLDANGGLNWEQATQWLQACDTSNIVEFLEQPLPVSQFEVMVELSNQYSTPLALDESVATLTQMQVCYQRGWRGIFVIKPAIAGFPSQLRKFCREYKLDTVFSSVFETAIGKKFALQLAAELQTSRAVGFGVNHWFDQGSKTCFEQLWNSL
- the menH gene encoding 2-succinyl-6-hydroxy-2,4-cyclohexadiene-1-carboxylate synthase, translating into MSSEMSLSSSGEGLPAGIAIGEREGFNPYQFHYSLTGSPNQPVILFLHGFMGDSSDFSEIIEMMREQFCCLAVDLPGHGKTRINGGDECYTMSKTALALINLLDHLKIKKCFLAGYSMGGRLALYMTIHFPSRFEKVILESTSPGLKTQKECSQRLEIDEQRARELETNDFKYFLLNWYKQPLFETLQTHPKFDKLIERRLQNNPLELAKSLRQMGTGNQSSLWEKLAENKVPLGLLAGEYDDKFKCINAEITTLCQVSKLTIIPKTGHNIHFEYPKEYMANLHNFFRLQESDALPI
- the yidD gene encoding membrane protein insertion efficiency factor YidD translates to MGEKVMEATSFEAAGRQIAISSIDAYKTYISPRKGFSCAHRMLHQGDSCSDYVKRMFSTENFMPALQMSRQRFRDCAGAAQILKATKATGGCIIIPCCLPI
- a CDS encoding pentapeptide repeat-containing protein, with protein sequence MKAREVLKRYQEGRRDFRGEDLRGQNFKSQDFSGTDFSEADIRGANFTKANLTGAKFVKARAGLPKQWVLTLLLACFVLSGMAGFFALVIGTYTAYIFDASNLKNMISGWFFLVMLVGFGFLAIRQGINAVAIAIAVAGAIAVAVVFAVAVAVTGAVNVAGAIAVAGAIAVAAAGAFAIAGAIAGAISVAIAIAVTVAGAFAIAGAIAGVGAFSFSVPVAGAIAIAGAIAGAFAVAITGAFSFLILSAFLGWRAIKGDKRDAWIRTSAVAFAATGGTSFRYATLTSTDFTQATLKNTDFRNANLTHTCFKDTQKLEFARPGNTYLKNPQVRELAITGNGANQDFDRQDLQGVYLKGANLVGASFIEANLVNACLQEANLADSKLVHTLLDLADFTGATLTSAYIEGWNISLHSKLDGVRCEYVFMRLPPEKRPAFIALPPEESRDPNPRRKPDDWNQFFKDGDFADFIAPMRQTLDLYHNQPVDPRLVVLAFQQLIEDNPQAEIELVSIEKRGKNKDKLLMRAETAPKADHSALSAGYSHNLHTSQALPPEALQLLLTRYEATIQLLVGLLEGKQYIPNIHISPKFTQGGTTVSNDSKNFSISGSDNVRVAQGDNSVTPQGDQAQAVQGDNNQQAQGIPQTTEEPLTKENVITLLAELEKLIQESDLPKDSQEEINTYLSAAKKAIDKPEPKKQAALINLEQVTETIETATKTVGAGKTLWTAAKPIIIKVSTWLGAVAAGSILGGL
- a CDS encoding SH3 domain-containing protein, yielding MKTVAHWGKPVALLSVLLLGVGSLNAPASAVSKTAPSNLTQDADPSSLQLAQATQNLCRRVNVRQGLAVRERPDPNARQTGGVGFNTQVTLAEGARSIPGPDGRLWVEITAPVRGYASSGYPNSQNNLVSCSGPVGTNPPTNPPANPPANPPSTASLCRQVEGRVAPQGLAIRADASRTSAYRGGVPAGGRLTLVQGYRLIPDKTGERRNWVQVTSPVAGYVSASSLIMCR
- a CDS encoding ABC transporter permease, which encodes MRRYLHVLRLFWSAAISAELEYRVNFVLSTLSSLGNLAGSFFALFLFYRTGYSFAGWKWEEALVVLGIFTVLQGFSTTFLVPNLSRIVDHVQQGTLDFVLLKPISSQFWLSARTVSLWGLPDLIFGGILLGYAGSKLSLEISNYFLSAIPLFFGMVSLYSLWFILGAMSIWFVKIYNVTEVLRGLLEAGRYPMVAYPSAYRFFFTFVVPVAFLTTVPAEAMLGRVQFGWIVGAGILGIILLFVSIRFWRFALRFYTSASS
- a CDS encoding glycerophosphodiester phosphodiesterase family protein, with amino-acid sequence MEIEVIAHRGFSAIAPENTLAAFSAAIQHGADSIEFDIQLSADGVPVVIHDATLDRTTGTAGNVNEKTLAQLKTRDAGSWFSQQYAGERIPTLKEVLTAVKSIKKFIYLDVKKHCEWSNSAISEFVKLLVDEGWEERCIISSFNEVFVDKVRSLCNNVKLGYIVADAQLYQSQLEKAASAGNTVMISAYDVLLGNPSLIEASQERGIDIVAWTVDSREDLKKLTELGVTRIITNSLVGEFD
- the menA gene encoding 2-carboxy-1,4-naphthoquinone phytyltransferase; protein product: MTTQTIERLNTKLWLAAIKPPMYSVAVMPIWLGTAVAAAETQTLHSAIFSTFLISAIAILAWLNLSNDVFDSETGIDKNKAHSLVNLTGNKSLIFWLANLFLAVGILGIVAITWWQRDPTVIAIVLLCCAMGYTYQGPPFRLGYQGLGEIICFFTFGPLAVSAAYYSQTQTWSLTALAASIILGISTSLILFCSHFHQVEDDLAAGKRSPIVRLGTAKGAQILPWICGSIYALTGLFVALGVFPLITLLTFISLPVAIKLCRHVSSYYNEPVKVSNCKFIAVTLHFWSGLLLGLGFIL